Proteins encoded by one window of Elaeis guineensis isolate ETL-2024a chromosome 12, EG11, whole genome shotgun sequence:
- the LOC105055570 gene encoding probable protein S-acyltransferase 15 isoform X2 translates to MRGRKGRFLSVPVLAVISLIGFVYYTTVFVFIEDWLGLSTSLGFLNYLIYSWVAFMSLLSFFVAVIKDPGGVPTSFAIDSENPPKNGVTSRYCDKCSTYKPPRSHHCRVCKRCVLKMDHHCVWISNCVGYGNYKPFIIFVLHAAVGSIYSMVIFVSSILQKDHDFSRTSHKLFCVLCGLVMIGLSLTIGTLLGWHIYLLTHNMTTIEYREAVRAMWLARKSGQKYHHRFDLGVYKNLSQILGPNMLKWLCPIALGHLKDGTEFPISND, encoded by the exons ATGAGGGGAAGGAAGGGCCGATTTCTGTCCGTTCCCGTTCTCGCGGTGATCTCGCTGATCGGATTCGTTTACTACACGACGGTCTTCGTCTTCATCGAGGACTGGTTGGGCCTCAGCACCTCTCTAGGGTTTCTTAATTATCTAATATATAGTTGGGTCGCGTTCATGAGCTTGCTGTCGTTCTTCGTCGCCGTCATCAAAGATCCCGGCGGCGTTCCCACTTCATTTGCTATCGACTCGGAAAATCCCCCCAAAAAT GGTGTAACCTCAAGATATTGTGATAAGTGCTCCACTTACAAGCCTCCTCGATCACACCATTGTCGAGTCTGCAAAAGGTGCGTGTTAAAAATG GATCATCATTGTGTCTGGATAAGTAATTGCGTGGGCTATGGGAACTATAAGCCTTTCATCATCTTTGTCTTACATGCAGCTGTAGGATCCATCTATTCTATG GTGATATTTGTAAGTAGCATCCTTCAAAAGGATCATGATTTCAGCAGAACTTCTCACAAACTTTTTTGT GTTTTATGCGGTCTTGTGATGATTGGCTTAAGCTTAACTATAGGTACTCTGCTGGGTTGGCACATATATCTCCTGACACACAACATGACAACCATAGAG TATCGAGAGGCTGTTCGAGCAATGTGGCTAGCTAGGAAAAGTGGTCAAAAGTATCACCATCGTTTTGACCTTGGTGTATATAAAAATCTTAGCCAG ATTCTAGGTCCAAATATGTTGAAATGGCTCTGCCCCATAGCATTAGGCCATCTCAAAGATGGGACGGAGTTTCCAATTTCAAATGACTGA
- the LOC105055571 gene encoding thioredoxin-like 3-2, chloroplastic: protein MTESLLLSSSPFTAASRSLRPSSSPCCPSPRSVLPSRRRLETTSRPLPSASTAGSSIYPASWLRTPSFVSAAGAAAWSGVEEVPPPEDRLDDGGDGPSSVELVPILSEAQFDRVIAEAQQLDESVIVLWMANWCRKCIYLKPKLEKLAADYYPRIRFYCVDVNAVPQRLVTRAEIAKMPTVQLWKDSKKQDEVIGGHKAWLVVDDVRKMIENED, encoded by the exons ATGACCGAGTCTCTTCTTCTCTCGTCCTCTCCCTTCACCGCCGCCTCTCGCAGCCTCCGGCCATCCTCATCACCCTGCTGCCCCTCTCCCCGATCTGTCCTCCCCAGCCGTCGCCGCCTCGAAACCACAAGCCGCCCTCTCCCCTCCGCCTCGACCGCAGGCAGTTCGATATATCCGGCTTCCTGGCTTAGGACCCCTAGTTTCGTCTCAGCTGCTGGGGCGGCGGCCTGGAGCGGGGTGGAGGAGGTCCCCCCGCCGGAGGACCGCCTCGATGACGGCGGCGATGGCCCTAGCTCGGTCGAGCTCGTTCCCATCCTCAGCGAGGCGCAGTTCGATCGTGTCATCGCTGAGGCGCAGCAACTCGACGAGTCGGTGATCGTGCTGTG GATGGCAAACTGGTGCAGAAAATGTATATATTTGAAACCTAAATTGGAAAAACTGGCAGCGGATTACTACCCAAG aattagATTCTACTGTGTAGATGTCAATGCAGTTCCTCAAAGGCTTGTGACTCGGGCAGAAATTGCT AAGATGCCAACAGTACAG TtatggaaggattccaaaaaacAAGATGAAGTAATTGGTGGACACAAAGCATGGTTGGTAGTTGATGATGTTCGGAAAATGATTGAGAATGAGGATTAA
- the LOC105055570 gene encoding probable protein S-acyltransferase 15 isoform X1: MRGRKGRFLSVPVLAVISLIGFVYYTTVFVFIEDWLGLSTSLGFLNYLIYSWVAFMSLLSFFVAVIKDPGGVPTSFAIDSENPPKNQGVTSRYCDKCSTYKPPRSHHCRVCKRCVLKMDHHCVWISNCVGYGNYKPFIIFVLHAAVGSIYSMVIFVSSILQKDHDFSRTSHKLFCVLCGLVMIGLSLTIGTLLGWHIYLLTHNMTTIEYREAVRAMWLARKSGQKYHHRFDLGVYKNLSQILGPNMLKWLCPIALGHLKDGTEFPISND; the protein is encoded by the exons ATGAGGGGAAGGAAGGGCCGATTTCTGTCCGTTCCCGTTCTCGCGGTGATCTCGCTGATCGGATTCGTTTACTACACGACGGTCTTCGTCTTCATCGAGGACTGGTTGGGCCTCAGCACCTCTCTAGGGTTTCTTAATTATCTAATATATAGTTGGGTCGCGTTCATGAGCTTGCTGTCGTTCTTCGTCGCCGTCATCAAAGATCCCGGCGGCGTTCCCACTTCATTTGCTATCGACTCGGAAAATCCCCCCAAAAAT CAGGGTGTAACCTCAAGATATTGTGATAAGTGCTCCACTTACAAGCCTCCTCGATCACACCATTGTCGAGTCTGCAAAAGGTGCGTGTTAAAAATG GATCATCATTGTGTCTGGATAAGTAATTGCGTGGGCTATGGGAACTATAAGCCTTTCATCATCTTTGTCTTACATGCAGCTGTAGGATCCATCTATTCTATG GTGATATTTGTAAGTAGCATCCTTCAAAAGGATCATGATTTCAGCAGAACTTCTCACAAACTTTTTTGT GTTTTATGCGGTCTTGTGATGATTGGCTTAAGCTTAACTATAGGTACTCTGCTGGGTTGGCACATATATCTCCTGACACACAACATGACAACCATAGAG TATCGAGAGGCTGTTCGAGCAATGTGGCTAGCTAGGAAAAGTGGTCAAAAGTATCACCATCGTTTTGACCTTGGTGTATATAAAAATCTTAGCCAG ATTCTAGGTCCAAATATGTTGAAATGGCTCTGCCCCATAGCATTAGGCCATCTCAAAGATGGGACGGAGTTTCCAATTTCAAATGACTGA